A region of the Ignavibacteriota bacterium genome:
GGAGGAACATTTCGCGTCGAATCCGCTCCTCACCATGGAACAGAAATCATGATTGAAATTCCTCTACGGAATAACACTGTCATCCCCGAGCTACTCTCACCGAATACATCGCCACACAAAGCAATTCATTAACAAAATTACCCGGAATGAAATCCTCAAAAATAAAAGTCCTAATTGTAGATGACCACCATGTTGTGCGCGCGGGAATCGTCGCGCTGTTGAATAATCAAACCGACATTCATGTCGTAGGCGAGGCAGAGGATGGATTGGATGCAATAGAAAAAGTTCGAACGCTTTCTCCCAATATTGTTTTAATGGATATTAGTATGCCGAACATGAACGGCATCGAGGCGACGTATCGTATTAAAAAGCATCACGCGGGAGTCAATGTTCTAATCCTCACACAGTATGACAATGAAGAATACATCAAGCGGGTGTTACAGTGCGGGGCAAGCGGATATATTCTTAAAAATTCTTTAACCGGAGATTTGCTGAAGGCGATACGCACGGTTCACTCAGGAGAACAGTTTTTTACTCCGGCGATTTCAAAAATAATTATTGATTCGTTCGTCAAACAATCAAATACCCACGATTACAAAGTAAAAGAAGTTGAACTGACGCCGCGTGAGCGTGAAATCCTCCAGATGATAGCGGAAGGAAACACCAACCAGCAAATTGCCGATAAACTTTTTATCAGCGTTCGCACGGTCGAGTTTCACCGAGCTAACATTATAGAGAAGCTCGGTGTACACGATGTCGCGGGGTTGGTTAAATATGCAATTCAGAAGGGATTGGTGCGGGTAGAATATTCAACATTATTTCTTCCCGCGTTTCTTCTCTTCAAACAATGTCTGCTGTTCACCTTCGCCCGCGATTTCTTTC
Encoded here:
- a CDS encoding response regulator transcription factor; this translates as MKSSKIKVLIVDDHHVVRAGIVALLNNQTDIHVVGEAEDGLDAIEKVRTLSPNIVLMDISMPNMNGIEATYRIKKHHAGVNVLILTQYDNEEYIKRVLQCGASGYILKNSLTGDLLKAIRTVHSGEQFFTPAISKIIIDSFVKQSNTHDYKVKEVELTPREREILQMIAEGNTNQQIADKLFISVRTVEFHRANIIEKLGVHDVAGLVKYAIQKGLVRVEYSTLFLPAFLLFKQCLLFTFARDFFRAVFFFL